Genomic segment of Hydractinia symbiolongicarpus strain clone_291-10 chromosome 5, HSymV2.1, whole genome shotgun sequence:
CGAAGGAATTCTGGTTACTTTTTGAGCTCTGCAATGAAGTGTGCGACAGAGTATCTaccaaaatttaattaaaatcaCAATGTTATCCTAATAAGGTACATTTATACTCAAATACACTATCTAAGGTAGCCTACTTATTCAGAAACATCGGATACTGAAAAAGGTATTTCAACAAGAAATTGTGTCAAGCACCCAAGATGGAGAGCCTTGGAGCGTTCACCCTCCGGAATTAGGTTATTTACCAAACCTTTTCTGAAGCTCCAATACCTGAGACATAACATGTTGCTGACATGTTGCTGTTAAATATTATTACAATTTGTAGTATGATTTTAACTGTGTGCAGAGagagaatacggctattatcacAATGACCAGTTGTTAGCCGAAAGTAATAATATAGCAGGTATTTTCAAAATACGAAGTTCCCTTAAAAAGTAATGTTCATTAACATTTACCTGGTCAAAAGCTGGAAATATATAATCAGCAAATTGAATTTCGGCTATGGCAGTTGTTCCCATGTTAGCCAGACCTATGCCAAAACCAACAATGCCTTGTTCACACAGTGGAGTATTGAACACCCTGTCTTTTCCTATAAGTTATAATTTAATTAGTAAATTCAAGTATCTGTGGGCATTTTAGTAAGGTTGGGTATTTAAATCACGCaagtaaattgaattttttttttaaaaagatgcaGATGAGGTTTTCCCACACTAAATCAATTGAATGCTTGAATGCAGAGGGATCTCTATTTCGCTTTTTTATCATTTGAATTATTTGAATTAAGGTTAATTTGTTTTGCGAGCTTCGTTTGTTTCTTCTCTTCTATTTTCAAAAAGCTTTATCGCAAAAGAACAAGATGTGTTTTCATTATTTTGGCACGGGGTGGCAAAATTTAGGAGAAGAACCATTCCATTATTCAGGGGATTTTGACAAACTTTCAGAACAACATGAACACTATAGTTGATAGTCCATTTTTCGCTAGAACACAATGTTAGttataattgtttttgaaaatgtgatAGCAAAATATCACTGCCGGAAAGAATAAACAATTTCAAGAGATTTTAggagaaataaatatttttggtgcATATTACATAGGGGGAGGGGTCTCAATTTTTCAGGTTCTTTTGGAGAATTTAGGAAGTGGCCCCTGTACTGTAAACAAATGAACATACATTAACAAATAAAATCAttactttttgacaattttgagACATTTTATGAATTCAAAAGACTTTTTACAAGTCTTTTCCTGCTATAAAtgaatatttgaaaattaggTAGACCAAATACGACACACAGACAACTAGTAAGTCGTAAGCCTTTTAATGAATTTGAACAGGCAGTCTTGTTTAAGAAATTTTAATGACAGTATACCATATTTATCAGCTAAGCCCATAGTACAACGAAAAACACCACCAAAGTTAACATCTTCACCAAATATTACTgaagataaaattaaaaactacaagaatagtaacaacaacaaatatgaataacaaaaacaacaaacaaattataaaaagaGAATTTAATGACAAAACAATAATCTATAAATAGTTACATGCGGTGTCATCAGTTTCCATAGCAATATCCATCGCATTGGTTAAAGATTGGAACAAATTCATTTTCTTTGTTTCGCCTAGAATACAAAAAATTAGTCcaatacaaaacaaaacatcTTATACCTTTCTAGCTCTCAAATTTTATAAACCTATACATACCATTAACTGCAATTTTCTCAGCAACGAAAGAAAATGCTGATgcatatctttttaataaaatatgttCTCGAGGTAAAGGATAGTTTAGAAATCTGCGCATTCCCCTTAATATtgtcatatttttttctaaaaaattataatgaagattaacaaaaaaatacaaaaagatcTGACAGAAATTTAATATGTGCAAGTATGGAATGTGCTTCCAATaggacaaaaaaattgtatcaaTAATCGCTAAAAAATTATAGGGGAGGGGGAAAGGGTTGAATTACCTTACATTGGAATATTCTAAGTCAGGTAATGAATAATGATCAGTTTTAATGTACATAATATAAAATACGAAGTCCTTGGTCAAGGACACAAAAATCGCAAACTTGTTTTGTACTTTTGGTATTAGGCTTTGTATATTACAATACAACATCAAAAACAATTATCTGTTCACCAATAAGCAACATTATaagcaacaaaaaattgtttcaaaagTTGCATTTTGGGATTTAATCGTTTaaaaaacaagcatttttaaacaaagttaAAGGAAAGTCAGAAAATTCTATCAGATACAGTAATATTAcagtaatatatatatttataacttATTCACGTACAcataatacaaataaaattcATTATAATGTATAAATATTCACACAAAGTCCTAATAAATGTTAACATATATAACAAGAGAGGTTTGCTTTTCTCCTTctatattttctaaaatatttagccAGAAGTAATCACACCGAAATTAATTATAATGCTTCCTCAGGAGAGGACATATTTAAGAGGACGTAACATTTGGTGTGTTATTACTAGCACATGAAAAATATAAGATCATATTATATAGTCATTTTTATGTTCATTAGTGCCAGAAGTAGCTGTTTGTGATCATGCTGGGAGTTTGCACGTGTACATTAATCTGTGTCAGAATGTCGACGCATACTTTGACTAATTTAAGTTGTTATTaaggaaatatatattaaaagtgCTTGTTGTTAGTCAAAAATGGTAGTTATGAGTAGCAATGGCAGAATTCTTTTGAATTTGAATTCCTGTGGCTTTTTCTACAGGCTTACGACTAGTATAGCTTTATTACACTATATATTCTGTTATTACAAATGTTTTTCTTGCTTAGATTTGTAATAAAAGCTTGCTTTTAACGACAAGGTCAAATGAGGTGAAATAAATTTTGTACAAGATTCCTTATTTCATGTTATTTTAAAACGTCTCCACTGTGTAAAAcatcacaaaaaatatataagaaatacTTTGTTGTATAATGTTTCTCTAAAAAGCAAGGGCAGGCAGAAACATTTAGAAAGCTTTGGAAGATAATTTCATGTTATAACATGCAGTAGAAAAACACGCTTAACACCAAGCCTTTAGATTAGACACATTTTCACAATAAACAATTTGGAGAACATCATCACGTCATTTAAAAGGGTATATTGGgtgacaaaaaacattttttcgaaATATAGTTTTGGTTTGAAAGTGGaaatatatcttaaaaaaatatgtcttctttcacAAAAAAACTAATAGCTTGTGTGCTTGGTTTGGGAAAATATATGCAGAGGAATGTAATTGTCTTTTGACGCTCATTTCATGAAATAATGCaagctaaatataaaaattatacttAGCTGATAttacattaaataaaatttttctatttaatGATGAACTAAAACAGCACAACTCCTTTTAATTGTGAAATaagctaaaaaataatatatgcaAGAATTATTCCTTCAtgttatctatataataatacgcttctgtgagtaaccatgtgagtccacaacacgcaaagtacgggtcacttttttatgacgtggtgttacgctaaaatttaccaagttaaaaaaaaacgcaaatcagggggttgcTATATAATCATTTAATTCTTCTTTCTTAttaccttaaaaaataaaactctattttactgaaaactttatttcatttaaactatcttttttattttgaaacgtttttatttgttttgtttttattttaaaagtccCACGGAGttgttataaatataataatttaattttacccctgGATTAATTTCCACGCCGTATCtaacggaaacaagttgtttatcaactataaaaagaaaagcggagcgaagaaggttgtctgtttttcaaagtaatcctggaaaaagttatttcaaacattgtttactcatcatgaggttagattaaagcttatatttgtttttctatattttccatttttgtgttctgggaccgaggttgcttccttttatagaaattctattggattcgaatatgaatgtaattcgaatctgaaatgtaaaaaaccTGTTGTGTTGTTGTCAAACGAAGTTGGTGTTGTAGTTAGAAATGTTTCTAACGTACGATGATTTAACAtcacaaagagaactgattggaaatgtttcAGGCAATTGTATGCATCTTCAATCcgttctctttgggatgaaacGAAGTTTAGTATTcatagtaaaaaactgattggagttTTATTAGGAGAACGCTAGCAAGCTACCTACTGAGAAGTGAAAGAAAAACAGGTtcgttgtttagattatttagtAGAGAAATGAACTTGGGTGTAAAACGAGTTTTCTAGCCAtttctttcagagctaaattttccttaaatattaagtttgttgttaTGTCTTGAgccggaaaatattttttttaagcacttattttgtAAGTACATACTCTAAAAAATGGatcagaagtttagaatatcctaaaaatatgtctaagcttaatagtttcttttaaatatgaagatttgtatgacgcacaaaatttattagaagtttacttttttttattgtatatcaaactgaacttttttttgtccAAGCAATGAGCTGTTACATGTAGTAGAATTGCCATTAGCTAGCCatagtaacttatagcatgcttttttttattaaggcattatatgttttcaggccatagtcatgttaagaacatattgagaaaaatgaggatagcatttgtccAAGAAGTTTAGAACATTgaggctgaaactaaaacacactattcttacaaaaatagcgtgtatatcctagaaaagaatttacataaacatgtaaaaagtaatttttctgttattactgtTTTTCACACTACAGATtgtgtgattcagtgttgatgtcgttataaaaaaactaaacctaaaaccaaaacttaaatcaatgtttacatctgttacgttgccgtctgaaatatattcgattcttaaattcgaaaacgctgcattgttatcttctttgattttatgcgtgattttttaactataagtttgggtctgttcttttaatattttggattgaaatatttcggtagatatacaaCATACTAAATgatttaagtttttatatttctcttttatgtgttttcaactattaatttcttatattttgagtataatTTTGGAAGGTTTGCCGTTTGCAATAGACTAAACagctgattttgtatgactttgaaaaatgttgaattttttttttaatgtttggtatcctttttttccctggtgtatttctggaatggcaaagcaagtatatagtttttgcGTACttcgctttttacgtaacggctgttagacgcctttgatttttttagacattttccatttttatttcataattttttttattatttttttgttgcacatgtttatatttttagacgttttgtttcagcagttataaacatagaataatgcagattgtgagcagccttgatcccagggcttttttctctttttgcaatcccgttataaaagagacaaagagcccggggtcgaggttgaaatgtgatttttgaaaattcaaattactgagttctatgtttttatttggcacCCCTCAAAAGGACTCAATAAGAGATTCAGAGGATTCTTTTACGGGAATTCGGCTAGTTTCACATACTTCCAGACAATTTGGGTCAATATTTTAATACCAGATCCGAGAATGAAAAGATACACAGAAGAACAAAGTGTTTccatctaaaaagaaaaaaattataataaatattatattattggacaaaaaaggaaaaaagtctTGCCACAACAAAGATAAAATTACACGCACAGCACTGCAGCACTGTttgaacatttttcttactggAAAGCTTCTAGGGGGTGAGGGGAAATTCAGGACgggcaaaaaaaaatgaaacaagataGTGAAGAGTacactagaacaaaaaaaaagtttacttgAGAAAACCATATTGAATTCATTGAACTCAAGCAAAAAAATTCTGTAATTACAGGTTAAGACATGTTTAAAAAGCTTTAAGGCAGTATTGTGGACAGTACACCATGTATATTTTTTTGGCTTCTGGTAGAATTTTCGTTTGAGAAAATTGTCAACTATAAAGATGAAGAGATGCAATGCAAAGGTCATTGTGAAAATTGAGACAAAAAGGGTTTACAACTTTCATAAAAGGAAAAACAAATGAGAAGAAAGATATGAAGAAaaccaggcctatcaataagaaagtaacaccagagcaataaatcgctctcCTAAGGTTGCAAATATTTCAACTGGGCAAGCAATTTGAATAAGTAGAATAAGCTTATAAAcacatattttatcacaaactcttttttatctattttattttgttttttttttatatattttagttctttcttactgtaaataataagaaagggaACATtaatttccatgtgagatgaattgatattgctcgtatagaaaaacatttttgaagtggGGAAGCAATTAATGGCTAAGCTAGTTTcttatttctcagaattggtgagtctttgcgtgagcaagagcaattgctctccccttattgatagacCTGGTTTTCCTTTTCTCTTGTTCTTTTTAACATCTTGTATAAgccaaaaattatataaaattgcaaaaatgtCAGAATTAGGATATTCTCGCAGAGTTTCatgaaattttaagaaaagtgGTAATTTATGAACGTTCACATTTTTGCTCATATTAATTGAATATTTCCTTATCTGGTCTATTGTCTCTCACAACTGCCAAATAGCCCCTCGAAttaacaaaacatatttttaacaaagatAAACAACAAGAACATACATTTTTCATTAGCTTATCCATCTTCTCTTGACTTAATTTTGCACGCTCGTCCTCTGATAAAGCTTCTCTAAACAAGATATTCAACTGGAATTAAAATGAATTTGAAAATACAgttttacattaaaaaatacGACAACATATACTTTGTTTCATCTTCATTTTCTAAGTCGAAGTGAAGTTGTGCTAGATCTTCTTGTTGAGTTTTTATTTGATCCATTTTATCCAAACTGCAATTTTCAtctaaaaaaagcaaattagCAAAGAAACATTTAAGCAGCATTTGCCATTTGATAACCATTTTAAGTTTGGGATGTATTTATACTTAATATATAGAAATACATAGAAAATTGAACATGTGTAGAGTTAGTTGTACACTCGCTTTATTTTGCATTGTTAAAGTTGTTACAAAATGTGCCAAGTTTTAACATTCATAAGAATCATATAGGAGTCAATGTCAGTGAACTTGTATTTAATCATAAAATAATAGCATAAATATATAGCATTCCATTCTGCAACTTTTtgccaatttaaaaaatattaaattagaTTTCTTTAATTTCATATAGATAAATTTaccatttatttaaatattgcaTTTGGCCGGCTGGTGTATTCCACAGGTCACAGGTTGCAGGTCACaggtcaaaattttaaaatgttttacattgtgacattgcaaataattttagtCATCTTAAGTTTCGTGACGCAGCGCCATTACAAAATATGAAATACAGAGAAATTTTAACACTCCTTGCAATCTTTCTCGTCAGAAAAACCGCCACCACCCCTTTATACATTATGATTAGAATGTATGGATATAAGCTGCATGTAAACAACATTGACCCCTGAACGCCACTTAAACCTTAATGTTAGATTGAATTTAGAAAACAAGTattctaaaaaacttttatttaaagtgaaaaaaaacttacatataTTATATTACACAGATAAGAAACAGAAGAGTTAAGAGTTAAGTTTATATCCCATAGAACAAAGTAATTATTGAGTCAACATCACGCCCTGTAAAAAGGTATTTGTTTACCAGCGATCACAAGTGAGAATATACCATACACATTTGGGGATAAAGTTAACTCGCCACTTCAAATGAAACAAAAGAtgcgtaaaacaaaaaataatatagccaaaaaaaactttaagttgtaaaataccaataaaatttaaactgaAGTTCAAAATGTGCTTTCAATTTCATTTTGTGAACGTCACCGAGATTACCTTTCACTTCATTGtctacaatattttttaaatgtggAAATAGGTCCCTCCTTCTATCACAAATTTAAGCTGTAAATAAAAATCTTGCATATCAGAATGTTCAACCACGCTGGATTAACAGCTGTTGTTGCTGGTGCACATTTATTATTAAACACTGTCAAACAATGGTTTTGCAAGTACCACAGGTACCAGAGTATCTGTGAAACtggaaattgtttttaatttattttctcataTCATATTGCGCCTGTGGATACTTTCGGATGAAATATACTAACCTTGTCCCAGGGACTTTTTTAGTCAAACGTAAGACCAGGTCGAATATATGTGTTTATGGCGCAGAATCACCGAAAAGGGCTACCAAAATGttgaatgttaaaaaatatcaaaagcaAGCTAAAAATATATGGTAAACTTATTTTGGCATGTGACCTGTGTAGACTGTAGAATACACTAGCCAGCATTTGACAGATagaattgaattttaatttacatactaaaacatttttttatttgttttatgtgACCAACTTTCACTgtctaaaaaatgattttttaccgaAAGCATTAAGCTTTCCTTTCTTAAAGTCGTCTAGCAGTTTTAAAAGATTATCTTCCACTTCTTCCATATAATCTTGATCCATCAGAAAGCTATGTGCTTGACTGTTTGGTGCTCTCTTCTCAGCTTCTGTTTCCTCTGTTGCACCTTGACCAATATCGTCTTCTTTCTTATCTGCCATTATTTATTCAATTCATTTGTGTCCTATTAAAGCATATGATAAGTGTGTTGCATATCATTTTCATTAGAACCACACCATATTCAAAATCCCCAttcagttatttttcaaaattctcAGAATTTTTTAAGACACATTGACATAATTAAATGtgacatttttttcttgcattcaattagtgaatttttttttgtgtcttTCTTTCCAACTGAATCATGTCTTTCATTGACTGTGATGCTATAGAATACTGTTGGATGAAGAAAATGACTGAGACATGGCTTAATTAAAATGGAAACTCTCACTACAGGATCGAGCCCTGTTAGTGGTTCGAGCCCACAAGGATTCAGAATACATAAATAGATATGGGCTGATAAAGGTAACGTACCACACGGTAGATGGCAGTGATCTCACTACAGGAAATTCCAACCTTGTCTCACCGTCGAAGCAATATCTCAGTTGGCAGAAAAGTGGGGCGCTAACCCAATGGTCACTGGTTTAAATCCTGCCTGGAATTATCATCGCTACAAGAGCATTCCCGCACAGATGTGGAACAAGAAGATGCGACCTTTGTCTCTCTGAAAAAATGAATCAAATGGACTCCTTAACAAACGCACTGAGTTGCTTTCAAGATGTCGCCATAGAAATACGTTTAttatagaaaatttaaaatcggGTATATATTTGTTTTCCCTATTGTATTGAGACTACATATACCTAAGAATATGTTTTTAGTGTCACCAATAGTTGTACCTGACGATTGTTAAAAACATGAAACTCACAGTTGCAGAGATGCCAATCCTACTGATATGCTTGGCAGGTGTAACGCTTATATAGGATACAGAAAAATTACGAATTTGATACTTCTAGATTGGTGGAAAATACCTTTCCCAGGCGTGTTTCTCAAAATCTTGCAGTCACACATTTGAAGAATTTGGTAAAGTTTTCCATCTATCGAGTAAAGTCAATAAGGAGGACGCGAAGTCAGTTTGACAATTTGCGTAAGAAGAGGGACGAGAACGGAAACACTCCCTCAGAAGTTTTTTGGGACCAGCTTTTTTGCGTGTGGAGAACCTAAGGGTGACCTAAtacaattttccttttttattataataaattaGTAGAAAAATCTTGGCTAAGGTGATagaaaaaacaaatgttaaacTGGAAACTCAATATCAAACCATATATACAATTCCAAGTATAGCTAGAAATATAAACATTGTTCATGTACTTTTTGATGGATGTTGCAACTTGTATTGATATGCAGCACTTTTTGAAGCTTTGCTGGAAAAATTGCTGGATGCAGGGGTGGTTCTATCTATAACTTTTCAGTTGGGTGAGGATACTGTGATTGCGGGTGTCACCCACTTGATGCAGGTAAGTTCACATATCTGCAGTTGTACCATATAGAGTAACACTCTGTAAAGTTTTTGGTCTTCGGTTttgtctatagctagctagctatatagctacatCTTAGATTTGGCAAAGTTGGGCGTAGTTGAGTTGCCCAAAATCTCTATAGCTCAAACACTCTCAAGCTACCTTTGTAGCCTCTTCTAAAACAATTTACAGGGGCTAACAACATAAAAACAGAAACACTTACACACACTACCTACATAATACATTGTCAACTGAACACCCGAACCTGAACACGGAAATGCGGAACAATTTACCCCGGAATACCGGAGACTACCTACATAATACATTGTCAACTGAACACCCGAACCTGAACACGGAAATGCGGAACAATTTACCCCGGAATACCGGAGCTCCGGAACAACTAAATTATGTTTTAAGAATACGGTAACCCCTGAGGCACATATTCAGAATTTAGAATATCTCTTCTGCTCGCTATATTAACCccaacaaatatatatatattctgaaaacCAAATAAGTTATCTCTAGagtgaaaataaaatatttccataaaaaaatccaaaaaggagaaaaaaaattatatacaaaaattcaccCTTCCAGTTCATTTTGTCGGACACTCCCCccagtaaaatttttgtttgttgaaaaaaatataattgcgaAGCTGTTATGCAGCTCTAAAAAACTTTACTTTTTTAACTCAAAACaacacgtggttccaaaaatatagcatattttatgttacaatagctgttttatgactgatttatctatttttaagcaAGTTTTGTAGCCAAAGATATAGTTGTCGCAACAAACTTCTCAGTTTTCctcaaaataataattataaatgATGTTTACCAAGAATACCCGACCAATATCAGTCAATTTTGCCTCTTGCGAAAATACTGACGTGGTCACGCCCTAGTGATTGCTTtactttgatttcttcttaAAGATAAGATCTCCGAGCGCGCTTAGTAATAAAACATAGATATTCCGCTAACACATCCGCCTGAAGTATGTTGAGCAACTTGCATTTAACTAAGCAAAGTCGTAGCAAGAAATATATCCACACTTGTGGAATTGACTTTGTATTCTTCGCATAGTTATTATGCGTAGTAAAACATAGATAAAAAGGATATTTGTGGCTCTGCATTGGCAAACACACTTTAAAAGATCACAAGAATTTATCAAAATAGCCTAACTTGTTGCAAATTAAGGTAGTTGTTGCGTTCAACTAGGAACCAGTCCCTATGCTTTAAGTAATCAATTAAATTAAAGAACGCACCTTTTCTAATAAAAAAGGCTGCATTGCAGTATCGGTTTAACAACAAATTTGTAAAGATGCATTTACATGTTGTAGCTGTGGTTGATAAATAAGAAGCCTTGTGCATTTGTACACGAATAAGCATAGGTAAAAAGGGTCAACATAATCAACGGTATGCCAAAGAAAATGCCTACAAATTCAGTCTAATGAAGACAACCTCGTTTAAAGTATTTTTCGCTTCAAATATCACAGAAGTGTTAACTCTAATATCAATATGCGAGAAAAATGTCCTGGGAACGAATTTGTGCGGACAAAATGAAGTTGTACTTTACCAAGACCAACTAAAACAAAACGTGTTTAACAAATCGACAGCAAACAACCAACGCACTATCTTTatcgaaaatttaatttatatttgcgccccagggtttgttgcctgatgtcaaagccgctaacgcttacttgacggctcaCACGCCGCCTCAACCTCGTCcacaggactatttgcttctcaacggcgcaAGAAATTCTGGTGCTATTGTCGTGTAAGGTATTATCCCACTAcattaacaaaatcaaaaaaaaaatattattttct
This window contains:
- the LOC130645270 gene encoding coiled-coil domain-containing protein 28B-like, with protein sequence MADKKEDDIGQGATEETEAEKRAPNSQAHSFLMDQDYMEEVEDNLLKLLDDFKKGKLNAFDENCSLDKMDQIKTQQEDLAQLHFDLENEDETKEALSEDERAKLSQEKMDKLMKNMETLCSSVQSMRRHSDTD